One Methylobacterium sp. AMS5 genomic region harbors:
- the ubiB gene encoding 2-polyprenylphenol 6-hydroxylase produces the protein MLGAVFHLARGARVGFVLAREGGLALIDAAQLPPHLRLALKLGRSLERRGIAEAPGASPLERALTRLGPSYVKFGQFLATRPDIVGMAAARDLERLQDRVPPFPQGVALRVVEGELGKPVPVLFTAFSEPVAAASIAQVHKATVLDADGTQRNLAVKVMRPGVRERFARDIQAMRFMARIVNALLPDAERLRPREVVEILARSVTMEMDLRLEAAAMSELAQNTAGDADFRTPRPEWALTSRDVLTSEWIDGVRLNDRPGIVAAGHDPKALGRTVIQSFLRQAIRDGFFHADMHPGNLFVDPQGRLVAVDFGIMGRLGHAERRFLAEILLGFITRDYRRVAQVHFEAGYVPRHHSVDDFAQAIRAIGEPIHQRRADEISMAKVLTLLFDVTALFDMSTRTELVMLQKTMVVVEGVARSLDPQLDMWTGAEPVVRSWITRHLGPVGRIEGGARAALTLAEVVSDIPDIAQRIRRIMIRLDEEGSRDIQAMERIARLERRRAIWSTLALWGIAVGALVLAFR, from the coding sequence ATGCTCGGCGCCGTCTTCCACCTTGCCCGCGGCGCCCGTGTCGGCTTCGTGCTCGCCCGTGAGGGCGGTCTGGCGCTGATCGACGCGGCGCAATTGCCGCCGCATCTGCGGCTCGCGCTGAAGCTCGGCCGGTCGCTGGAGCGGCGCGGCATCGCGGAGGCCCCCGGCGCGAGCCCGCTGGAGCGGGCGCTGACCCGGCTCGGCCCCTCCTACGTCAAGTTCGGCCAGTTCCTGGCGACCCGCCCCGACATCGTCGGCATGGCCGCCGCGCGCGATCTAGAGCGGCTTCAGGACCGGGTTCCGCCCTTCCCGCAGGGGGTGGCGCTGCGCGTGGTCGAGGGGGAGCTCGGCAAGCCGGTCCCGGTGCTGTTCACCGCCTTCAGCGAGCCGGTGGCCGCGGCGTCCATCGCCCAGGTCCACAAGGCGACGGTGCTCGACGCCGACGGCACGCAGCGTAACCTCGCGGTCAAGGTGATGCGGCCCGGCGTGCGCGAGCGGTTCGCGCGCGACATCCAGGCGATGCGGTTCATGGCCCGCATCGTCAACGCGCTCCTGCCCGATGCCGAGCGCCTGCGTCCGCGGGAGGTGGTCGAGATCCTGGCCCGCTCCGTCACCATGGAGATGGACCTTCGCCTCGAAGCGGCGGCGATGTCGGAACTCGCGCAGAACACCGCGGGCGACGCGGATTTCCGCACGCCGCGCCCCGAATGGGCCCTGACCTCGCGGGACGTGCTGACGAGCGAGTGGATCGACGGCGTGCGCCTCAACGACCGGCCCGGCATCGTCGCGGCGGGCCACGACCCGAAGGCGCTCGGCCGCACGGTGATCCAGTCCTTCCTGCGCCAAGCGATCCGCGACGGGTTTTTTCACGCGGACATGCATCCCGGCAACCTGTTCGTCGATCCGCAGGGGCGGCTCGTCGCGGTGGATTTCGGCATCATGGGCCGGCTCGGCCACGCCGAGCGGCGCTTCCTCGCCGAAATCCTGCTCGGCTTCATCACCCGCGACTATCGCCGCGTCGCCCAGGTGCATTTCGAGGCGGGCTACGTGCCGCGCCACCATTCGGTGGACGATTTCGCGCAGGCCATCCGGGCGATCGGCGAGCCGATCCACCAGCGCCGGGCCGACGAGATCTCGATGGCCAAGGTGCTCACGCTCCTGTTCGACGTGACCGCCCTGTTCGACATGAGCACCCGCACCGAGCTGGTGATGCTGCAGAAGACCATGGTGGTGGTGGAGGGCGTCGCCCGCTCGCTCGATCCGCAGCTCGACATGTGGACCGGCGCCGAACCGGTCGTGCGCTCATGGATCACCCGCCATCTCGGCCCCGTCGGCCGGATCGAGGGCGGCGCCCGCGCGGCGCTGACGCTCGCCGAGGTCGTCTCCGACATCCCCGACATCGCCCAGCGCATCCGCCGCATCATGATCCGCCTCGACGAGGAGGGCTCGCGCGACATCCAGGCGATGGAGCGGATCGCCCGCCTGGAACGGCGACGCGCCATCTGGTCGACCCTGGCCCTGTGGGGGATCGCGGTGGGGGCGCTGGTGCTGGCGTTCCGGTGA
- a CDS encoding GNAT family N-acetyltransferase codes for MTAQVAVIDRSEAEDWDEILWQQPAANLYASRSWGRYKSRLGWTVRQVALNDNGADLAYIQYQERRTGPVRRILVQGGAVLTARGQFRAEAVLAAFIDHLALRPADLLAVKSYRPQDPEGITALLSHGFVPVVTAKDHTIELDLTPETDAILAAADRRWRREVNKATGQPDLTAVFLTDPDERLRAFDTFVRMYAALQQRKGFSSGLDTAAYRDLAASDPHLLFLEIRQGGEPILVRIVHTARAVWTDFFTASDERARSTGAATLAVWRIIERARQEGASRFDFGGVDPSGNRGVFDFKRALSRNVIQGGPTWIYARNAFIRRAAATALFLR; via the coding sequence ATGACAGCTCAGGTCGCGGTCATCGACCGTTCGGAGGCCGAGGATTGGGATGAGATCCTCTGGCAGCAGCCGGCCGCCAACCTCTACGCGTCCCGCAGTTGGGGCCGCTACAAGAGCCGGCTCGGCTGGACCGTCCGGCAGGTCGCCCTGAACGACAACGGCGCGGATCTCGCCTACATCCAGTACCAGGAGCGCCGCACCGGCCCCGTGCGCCGGATCCTCGTGCAGGGAGGGGCGGTCCTCACCGCCCGCGGGCAGTTCCGGGCGGAAGCGGTGCTCGCCGCCTTCATCGACCATCTCGCCCTGCGCCCGGCGGATCTGCTCGCGGTGAAGAGCTACCGGCCTCAGGATCCGGAGGGGATCACCGCCCTGCTGTCGCACGGCTTCGTGCCCGTCGTGACGGCCAAGGATCACACGATCGAACTCGACCTGACACCGGAAACGGACGCGATCCTGGCCGCGGCCGACCGGCGCTGGCGGCGCGAGGTCAACAAGGCGACGGGACAGCCCGATCTCACCGCCGTCTTCCTGACGGACCCGGACGAGCGGTTGCGGGCCTTCGACACCTTCGTGCGGATGTATGCCGCCCTCCAGCAGCGCAAGGGTTTCTCGAGCGGCCTCGACACGGCCGCCTATCGCGATCTCGCGGCGTCCGATCCGCACCTGCTCTTCCTCGAAATCCGCCAGGGCGGAGAGCCGATCCTGGTGCGCATCGTCCACACCGCGCGCGCGGTGTGGACCGACTTCTTCACGGCTTCGGACGAGCGGGCACGATCGACCGGTGCGGCCACCCTCGCCGTCTGGCGGATCATCGAACGCGCCCGGCAGGAGGGCGCCAGCCGCTTCGATTTCGGCGGCGTCGATCCGTCCGGGAATCGCGGCGTCTTCGATTTCAAGCGCGCCTTGAGCCGTAACGTGATCCAGGGCGGTCCGACCTGGATCTACGCACGCAACGCCTTCATCCGTCGCGCTGCCGCGACCGCCCTGTTCCTGCGCTAG
- the coaBC gene encoding bifunctional phosphopantothenoylcysteine decarboxylase/phosphopantothenate--cysteine ligase CoaBC, whose translation MSSPSPKPLAGRRILLIVGGGIAAYKALDLIRRLRERGAQVRPLLTDAAQEFVTPLAAAALAGERTHTDLFDRESEADIGHIKLARDADAIVVAPATANLMARMATGHAPDLASTVLLATTLPILIAPAMNVRMWQHPATQRNLATLKADGVAVIGPNEGAMAEAEFGPGRLAEPHEIADALEALLAQRSEGQGLGFLAGRETPKKPLAGRHVLVTSGPTHEPIDPVRYLANRSSGRQGHAVAAAAAEAGARVTLVSGPVAIPDPAGVAVVRVESAREMLAAVEAALPADLAIFAAAVGDWRPAEMRVGKIKKDGHLPPPLQLVENPDILATIAGRAEGRPPLVVGFAAETDDVIVNAQKKIARKGCDWIVANDVSAEGGVMGGTENTVHLVARTGGVESRVESRVETWPKLSKEEVGRRLVARFSALLAAKP comes from the coding sequence ATGTCTTCTCCGTCTCCAAAGCCCCTCGCCGGCCGCCGCATCCTCCTGATCGTCGGCGGCGGCATCGCCGCCTACAAGGCGCTCGACCTGATCCGGCGCCTGCGCGAGCGCGGGGCGCAGGTGCGTCCGCTGCTGACCGACGCGGCCCAGGAGTTCGTCACGCCCCTGGCCGCCGCCGCGCTGGCCGGGGAACGGACCCATACCGACCTGTTCGACCGGGAGAGCGAGGCCGATATCGGCCATATCAAGCTCGCTCGCGACGCCGACGCCATCGTGGTGGCGCCGGCCACCGCCAACCTGATGGCGCGGATGGCGACCGGCCACGCGCCGGATCTCGCCTCGACGGTGCTGCTCGCCACCACCCTGCCGATCCTGATCGCCCCGGCCATGAACGTGCGGATGTGGCAGCATCCGGCGACACAGCGGAACCTCGCGACCTTGAAGGCCGACGGCGTCGCGGTAATCGGCCCCAATGAGGGCGCCATGGCCGAGGCCGAGTTCGGCCCCGGGCGGCTGGCCGAGCCGCACGAGATCGCCGACGCGCTCGAAGCCCTGCTGGCGCAGCGGTCCGAGGGCCAAGGCCTGGGCTTCCTGGCGGGCCGCGAAACGCCCAAAAAACCGCTGGCGGGGCGGCACGTGCTCGTCACCTCGGGGCCGACCCACGAGCCGATCGATCCGGTGCGCTACCTCGCCAACCGCTCCTCGGGGCGGCAGGGCCACGCGGTCGCCGCCGCCGCGGCCGAGGCCGGCGCCCGCGTCACCCTGGTCTCGGGGCCGGTGGCGATCCCCGATCCGGCGGGCGTCGCCGTGGTGCGGGTCGAGAGCGCCCGCGAGATGCTCGCCGCGGTCGAGGCCGCCCTGCCCGCCGATCTCGCGATCTTCGCCGCCGCGGTCGGCGACTGGCGGCCCGCCGAGATGCGGGTCGGCAAGATCAAGAAGGACGGCCACCTGCCACCACCGCTGCAGCTCGTCGAGAATCCGGACATTCTCGCCACCATCGCCGGCCGCGCCGAGGGGCGCCCGCCCCTCGTCGTGGGCTTCGCCGCCGAGACCGACGACGTGATCGTGAACGCGCAGAAGAAGATCGCGCGGAAGGGCTGCGACTGGATCGTGGCCAACGACGTCTCGGCGGAGGGCGGGGTCATGGGCGGCACCGAGAACACCGTCCACCTCGTCGCCCGCACCGGCGGCGTCGAGAGCCGTGTCGAGAGCCGTGTCGAGACTTGGCCGAAGCTCAGCAAGGAGGAGGTCGGGCGGCGGCTGGTGGCGCGGTTTTCGGCGTTGCTCGCAGCAAAGCCGTGA
- the ubiE gene encoding bifunctional demethylmenaquinone methyltransferase/2-methoxy-6-polyprenyl-1,4-benzoquinol methylase UbiE — MSGTDPRAGDSEATADFGYERVRLSEKQAKVDDVFRSVARRYDLMNDLMSGGLHRVWKSHLISMLRPSRTRPYHHLDVAGGTGDIAFRTLEAGGPETRVTVLDINEAMLRVGAERAGHKYDGRIDFVTGNAETLPLPSNHFDSYTIAFGIRNVPRIDVALREAHRVLKPGGRFLCLEFSRVDLPVLEKIYDAYSFHVIPRIGERVAGDRESYQYLVESIRKFPSPDSFARMIETAGFSHVSHRRLSGGIVAIHSGWKIS; from the coding sequence ATGAGCGGAACGGACCCGAGAGCCGGCGACAGCGAAGCCACCGCCGATTTCGGCTACGAGCGCGTGCGGCTTTCCGAGAAGCAGGCCAAGGTGGACGACGTGTTCCGCTCCGTCGCGCGCCGCTACGACCTGATGAACGACCTGATGTCGGGCGGGCTGCACCGGGTCTGGAAGTCGCACCTGATCTCGATGCTGCGCCCGTCGCGCACCCGGCCCTACCACCATCTCGATGTCGCCGGCGGCACCGGCGACATCGCCTTCCGCACCCTCGAAGCGGGCGGCCCCGAGACCCGCGTCACCGTGCTCGACATCAACGAGGCGATGCTGCGGGTCGGCGCCGAGCGCGCCGGCCACAAGTACGACGGCCGCATCGATTTCGTCACCGGCAACGCCGAGACGCTGCCCCTGCCGTCGAACCATTTCGACAGCTACACCATCGCCTTCGGCATCAGGAACGTGCCGCGCATCGACGTGGCCCTGCGCGAGGCGCACCGGGTGCTCAAGCCCGGCGGACGCTTCCTGTGCCTGGAATTCTCGCGGGTCGACCTTCCGGTGCTGGAGAAGATCTACGACGCCTACTCCTTCCACGTGATCCCGCGCATCGGCGAGCGGGTGGCGGGCGACCGCGAATCCTACCAGTACCTCGTCGAGTCGATCCGCAAGTTCCCCTCCCCCGACAGCTTCGCCCGGATGATCGAGACGGCGGGATTCAGCCATGTCAGCCATCGCCGGCTCTCGGGCGGCATCGTCGCGATCCATTCCGGCTGGAAGATTTCTTGA
- a CDS encoding glycosyltransferase 61 family protein, protein MFFRRRKAPDVPPVFAGSLDQFSNGTLQGWVCSVLHQDECVHVEVHLRGERLRREPANQERPDVNAAGIAGPHGYRILLPPLPSIDRGDLAVTAECRGETQTILTDAIEEQILDFYAQAPEGRAVERCTTIWGSDLERERISAKTYEDAVYLPFNSGILLDHDPYWGLYKSDGSLINGAAYRRGANLDLVGQSEVLDLGRYDLDEAPFETMVYGGPLLSHYGHFLLSTLSRCWAIDGSHPVLFHSTPPVQAHRARFIVEMLGLTGLAGRSFSFERPTRIRRVIVPGPSLYEQHSIWRDHAVAMSAIARGIGSGSDRRWQKVYFSKSRLGAGVNGLEGEAFIDLKMKQAGFEIVYPEMLTVAEQVAIFRTAELIVGLAGSAFHTLTLAPQTQAKRVIFTFEGFLNSNFLLIDRVSGGNAEYYTLKDEVSRTDTGLFTMNYAVRNANRLADQIIALSSGRPRG, encoded by the coding sequence ATGTTCTTCCGCAGGCGCAAGGCACCGGACGTCCCACCCGTCTTCGCTGGCAGCCTGGACCAATTTTCGAACGGAACCTTGCAGGGCTGGGTGTGCAGCGTACTGCACCAAGATGAGTGCGTGCATGTCGAGGTCCACCTGCGCGGCGAAAGGCTAAGGCGCGAACCCGCCAACCAAGAGCGGCCCGACGTCAACGCGGCGGGCATTGCCGGGCCCCACGGTTATCGGATCCTGCTCCCGCCGCTCCCCTCGATCGATCGCGGCGACTTGGCCGTGACGGCCGAATGCAGGGGTGAAACGCAGACGATCCTGACAGACGCCATCGAAGAGCAGATTCTGGACTTCTACGCGCAAGCCCCCGAGGGGCGTGCGGTCGAACGGTGCACGACCATTTGGGGAAGCGATCTGGAGCGAGAAAGGATTTCAGCCAAAACCTACGAGGATGCAGTCTACCTTCCCTTTAATAGTGGGATCCTGCTCGATCACGATCCTTACTGGGGGCTCTACAAGAGCGACGGAAGTCTCATCAACGGAGCAGCCTATCGGCGAGGAGCGAACCTCGACCTCGTTGGACAGAGCGAGGTCCTCGATCTCGGGCGCTACGATCTCGACGAGGCCCCGTTCGAGACCATGGTCTATGGCGGCCCACTCCTGTCGCATTACGGCCACTTCTTGCTCTCCACGCTCAGCAGGTGCTGGGCCATCGACGGCTCCCATCCAGTACTTTTCCACTCGACGCCGCCGGTTCAGGCACATCGTGCGCGCTTCATTGTCGAGATGCTCGGCTTGACGGGGTTGGCAGGACGGAGCTTCTCCTTCGAACGCCCGACCCGCATCAGAAGGGTGATCGTGCCAGGGCCCTCGCTGTACGAACAGCACAGCATCTGGCGGGATCATGCGGTCGCGATGTCGGCGATCGCTCGCGGCATCGGGTCTGGCTCAGACAGGCGCTGGCAGAAGGTCTACTTTTCCAAGTCACGGCTCGGGGCGGGCGTGAACGGCCTTGAGGGGGAAGCTTTTATCGATCTCAAGATGAAGCAGGCCGGATTCGAGATTGTCTATCCCGAGATGCTGACGGTGGCGGAACAGGTCGCCATTTTCAGGACGGCAGAGCTGATCGTCGGATTGGCCGGATCGGCCTTCCATACCCTTACCCTGGCGCCTCAAACGCAGGCCAAACGCGTGATTTTTACCTTCGAAGGATTCCTGAACTCGAACTTCTTGCTGATCGATCGCGTCAGCGGCGGAAACGCGGAATACTATACTTTGAAGGATGAGGTATCGCGAACCGATACGGGCCTCTTCACGATGAATTATGCGGTCCGGAACGCAAACCGACTCGCCGACCAGATCATCGCTCTCAGCAGCGGCCGGCCGCGAGGCTGA